One segment of Leptodactylus fuscus isolate aLepFus1 chromosome 7, aLepFus1.hap2, whole genome shotgun sequence DNA contains the following:
- the LOC142213334 gene encoding olfactory receptor 10G4-like, which translates to MTIAGEVNEVLASQISGGSQVSGYLILHTVDVSKVINNGITREYSITTPSQVIHSARHEEMGNVTALEGFIFLGITDEPDLQIFLFVIFLVFYLFILSGNLGIFLLITIVRFLHKPMYFFLANLSFLDIFYSTTTVPKMLSGLLIGYKSISFLGCITQLHIFHFLAGTEAFLLAAMSYDRYVAICNPLRYHALMGRTSCIHLASSCWLLGFVHAIVQTFGTFRLPYCNRKEIAHFYCDVKPVMKLACADTTVSEMIVFGNLVVAAGGTFLLIIVSYMFIGRHLLNIRCGQERQKAFFTCTSHITVVFLYFVSSMCMYLGPNTQVSLDQDRITAILVTIITPVLNPLIYTLRNKEIKRAVQRKSNDPSETIDALRRGIHRDHRIVHNLDNPCNSRGFVKFITRHMAYAFSGNPYTDILLA; encoded by the exons ATGACTATTGCGGGTGAAGTAAATGAAGTCCTGGCATCTCAGATATCTGGAG GTTCTCAAGTTTCTGGATATCTGATATTACATACAGTAGACGTCTCCAAGGTTATTAATAACGGGATAACAAGAGAGTATTCCATAACAACCCCCTCACAAGT AATTCATTCTGCGAGGCATGAAGAAATGGGCAATGTGACAGCTTTAGAGGGTTTCATCTTCTTGGGTATCACTGATGAACCAGATCTTCAGATCTTCCTCTTTGTGATATTTCTTGTCTTTTATCTCTTCATCTTATCAGGAAATCTTGGCATTTTTCTTCTCATTACTATTGTCCGGTTTCTTCACAAACCAATGTATTTCTTCTTGGCTAATCTTTCATTTCTGGACATCTTCTACTCAACCACCACTGTTCCCAAGATGCTATCTGGCTTACTGATAGGTTACAAGAGCATATCTTTCTTGGGCTGTATAACACAACTCCACATTTTCCATTTTTTAGCCGGTACTGAGGCCTTTCTTCTAGCTGCCATGTCTTACGATAGATATGTTGCCATTTGTAACCCTCTGAGATATCATGCTCTTATGGGAAGAACATCTTGCATCCATTTGGCTTCCAGCTGTTGGCTTCTTGGCTTTGTACATGCCATAGTGCAAACATTTGGAACGTTCAGGTTGCCATATTGTAACAGGAAGGAAATTGCACATTTCTACTGTGATGTAAAACCTGTTATGAAGCTTGCCTGTGCAGATACCACGGTTAGCGAGATGATAGTGTTTGGAAACTTAGTTGTTGCAGCTGGCGGTACGTTTTTATTGATCATTGTATCTTATATGTTCATTGGAAGACATCTTCTTAACATTCGCTGTGGCCAGGAAAGACAGAAGGCTTTTTTCACTTGCACGTCTCATAtcactgttgtgtttttgtattttgtatcatCAATGTGTATGTACCTGGGTCCAAACACACAGGTCTCATTAGATCAAGACAGAATAACTGCCATATTAGTCACAATTATAACTCCTGTATTAAATCCTCTTATTTACACACTGAGAAACAAGGAGATAAAGAGGGCGGTTCAAAGG AAAAGCAATGACCCTTCTGAAACAATTGATGCACTTCGGCGGGGAATTCATCGTGACCATCGTATTGTACACAATCTTGATAACCCCTGTAATAGCAGAGGATTTGTTAAATTCATTACGAGGCACATGGCCTATGCATTTTCAGGGAATCCTTATACCGACATATTGTTGGCATAA